In Megalopta genalis isolate 19385.01 chromosome 7, iyMegGena1_principal, whole genome shotgun sequence, a single window of DNA contains:
- the LOC117221796 gene encoding sodium-coupled monocarboxylate transporter 1 isoform X1, which produces MAENETRSGMVGQQLRQLTFGWTDYTLFSGLLGVSVLIGIYFGCFGKKQDNTTEYLLGGKTMTCFPVSMSLIASHISAVSLLAIPVEVYQYGTQYAACIFTSVISCGLVAIIYVPVFYNLQLTSTFEYLEMRFTRPVRTFASFLYSLSLIIYVPLIIYVPSLAFSQATAIDLHLVTPVICIVCIFYTTIGGLKAVVWADTIQMTVTLGSLFAVLILGIISVGGVAEIWRLSEEGHRIVFWNMNPSLFARNSLLGMSVGMTLTWIAGLGISQVSMQRFLSVPNLREAHKALGFLAICMTVVKWISVFTGLIMYARYHKCDPISTHVITRSDQLLPYYVLDVAADIPGLPGLFLAGLVSAGLSTMSANLNTVAGTIYEDFIDPWLPDSDKKEARAAMIMKCIVVVVGLICVAAVFAVDRLADIFQVSLTLHGVTAGAMVGIFTLGMLVPWATSKGAIAGGLLSILIMVWIIVGAQVNVAQKRLYYPPLPTSTDQCIGDWFNQTTSHSIHTPPTTDPDDQPFILFTISFMYYTLIGFMIVMVVGTAVSFLCGPSDLREVNRNHFPPIVQRFLPPRKYMEVPLHAIPTALITNPEKEKVNA; this is translated from the exons ATGGCGGAGAATGAGACGAGGTCGGGGATGGTCGGCCAGCAGCTCAGGCAGCTCACGTTCGGATGGACCGATTACACACTTTTCAGCGGCCTGCTGGGCGTCAGCGTTCTGATAGGGATCTATTTCGGTTGTTTCGGCAAGAAGCAAGATAACACCACCGAATATTTGCTCGGAGGGAAGACGATGACTTGTTTCCCGGTTAGCATGAGTCTAATTGCAAG TCACATATCGGCGGTGTCTTTGCTCGCCATACCCGTCGAGGTCTATCAATACGGGACGCAATACGCCGCCTGTATTTTTACATCGGTAATATCGTGCGGCCTCGTTGCCATTATCTACGTGCCGGTGTTTTACAATCTCCAGTTGACCAGCACGTTCGAATATTTGGAGATGAGATTCACCAGGCCGGTCCGCACCTTCGCCTCGTTTCTCTACTCCCTCTCGCTGATTATTTACGTACCCTTGATCATCTACGTACCCTCGTTGGCGTTCTCTCAGGCGACAGCGATCGATCTGCACTTGGTCACACCGGTTATCTGCATCGTGTGCATATTCTACACGACGATC GGTGGTCTGAAAGCTGTTGTATGGGCTGACACCATTCAAATGACCGTAACCCTAGGCAGCCTCTTCGCCGTGCTAATTTTAGGGATCATATCCGTCGGAGGTGTGGCCGAAATCTGGAGACTGTCGGAAGAGGGGCACAGAATCGTCTTTTGGAA CATGAACCCGAGCCTGTTCGCGAGGAACTCGTTGTTGGGCATGTCGGTGGGCATGACTCTTACTTGGATAGCGGGTCTCGGTATCAGTCAAGTGTCCATGCAGCGGTTCCTGTCGGTGCCAAACCTTAGGGAGGCTCACAA GGCACTCGGATTTCTAGCAATATGCATGACAGTGGTCAAATGGATCTCCGTGTTCACGGGCCTGATAATGTACGCCAGGTACCACAAGTGCGACCCCATAAGCACCCAC GTAATCACGAGAAGCGACCAATTACTGCCGTATTATGTGTTGGACGTAGCCGCGGATATTCCAGGACTTCCCGGCCTCTTTCTTGCCGGCCTCGTCAGTGCCGGCCTTTCCACGATGAGCGCCAATTTGAACACAGTAGCCGGTACAATTTACGAGGATTTCATCGATCCCTGGCTGCCGGATAGCGACAAGAAGGAGGCCAGAGCCGCGATGATCATGAAG TGCATCGTGGTCGTCGTAGGTTTGATCTGCGTGGCGGCTGTGTTCGCCGTGGACCGTTTAGCCGACATTTTCCAAGTCTCTTTGACCCTGCACGGTGTCACGGCCGGCGCGATGGTCGGCATCTTCACGCTGGGAATGCTGGTGCCGTGGGCAACGTCGAAGGGCGCGATCGCCGGCGGATTGCTCTCCATTCTGATCATGGTTTGGATCATCGTCGGTGCCCAGGTGAACGTGGCCCAGAAACGACTGTACTATCCACCGCTTCCGACCTCCACCGACCAATGTATCGGCGATTGGTTCAATCAAACTACTAGTCATTCGATTCACACCCCGCCGACTACCGATCCGGACGACCAGCCTTTCATTCTGTTCACCATATCGTTCATGTACTACACTCTGATCGGTTTCATGATAGTGATGGTCGTGGGCACCGCGGTCAGCTTCCTGTGCGGTCCTTCCGACTTGAGGGAGGTCAACAGGAATCATTTCCCTCCGATCGTCCAAAG ATTTTTGCCGCCGAGGAAGTACATGGAGGTGCCGTTGCACGCGATACCGACCGCTCTGATCACGAATCCGGAGAAAGAGAAGGTGAACGCGTGA
- the LOC117221799 gene encoding mitochondrial inner membrane protease subunit 2 has translation MVKRDILSVSFIVRSLLRGVLFGIPIGITFVDRIGSVAKVDGVSMQPTLNPDTWKSDYVFLNHWIIHTKGIRRGEIVAVTSPKRPNETLIKRVVGLPGDIICTHGNCGNVLQIPEGHCWIEGDHTGYSLDSTTFGPVSLGLITAKATCIVWPPERWQFLNCATLTHKFQLYLARDQLHKI, from the exons ATGGTTAAGCGCGACATACTATCCGTATCATTCATAGTACGAAGCTTACTCCGAGGTGTTCTATTTGGAATCCCTATAGGGATTACCTTCGTAGACAGAATTGGTTCCGTAGCCAAGGTAGATGGTGTCTCTATGCAGCCAACCCTAAATCCAGACACATGGAAAAGTGATTATGTATTTTTGAATCATTGGATAATTCATACCAAAGGCATTCGGCGTGGTGAAATAGTAGCCGTCACGTCTCCTAAGAGACCGAATGAAACGTTGATTAAACGGGTTGTTGGATTACCTGGAGACATTATATGCACCCATGGAAACTGTGGAAACGTACTGCAG ATACCAGAAGGTCACTGTTGGATAGAAGGCGACCACACTGGTTACTCTCTGGATTCAACCACTTTTGGCCCAGTTTCTCTCGGCCTAATAACTGCCAAAGCTACCTGCATCGTATGGCCCCCTGAACGCTGgcaatttttaaattgtgcTACACTGACACACAAATTTCAGCTATATCTAGCAAGAGATCAGTTGCATAAAATTTAG
- the LOC117221798 gene encoding KICSTOR complex protein ITFG2 has protein sequence MRAVSFVKRLQWDLPGTVCRHGLTIGDIDNDGDNELVVGTTEGELYIFKGSELWHKIPGLGLITSVAVGDIFNYGRNALVVICGDGWAHIFYSPRSVNPSTTSTAFSQQPTKESSDQDNSKDQTDGGSEANELTGKMECVHVQRIPTNTKVVLIEDVDKDGANEMILGLTDRVVRSYRWSSNLELGRGKLVGLNKWECASQIGTVTLQHTADGTPTLLVAQPGGTFMRIKCNPKECYLEDEAHQTDHETAASCVDYQTLGISRMRNQNISTEIIGDLECTSAENKTTFNESSSKENVSSDVRSGDSLMFKSTVDNNETNNSAEKTDSTNVDQVDGNMFGGNVILGDYDEQPDKDSMLPTYKDFSQNNNNNNNNSHNCNSSSSSNSVASRGKDETGARRNVEQDSPQGKPYALATLDGTIMLVKDEVISWSMQVDHLIFALCRLDVTGDGSDEIVACAWDGQTYILDQQRNSVRFQFEEPVRAFCTGNYNVSPGVSTPCLVYNTFNNKIFLYYDVTLPSMVIKPLNPLEELDPEEKNTFDDLLGRCNATERSQKMQQMTEWLLYGTS, from the exons ATGAGAGCCGTCAGTTTTGTAAAACGGTTGCAATGGGATTTGCCTGGAACCGTGTGCAGACATGGATTAACAATAGGAGACATAGATAACGATGGCGACAACGAATTAGTTGTTGGCACCACAGAGGGAGAACTATACATCTTCAAA GGGTCAGAGCTGTGGCATAAAATACCAGGTTTAGGTCTAATTACTAGCGTCGCGGTGGGAGATATTTTTAATTATGGTCGTAATGCATTGGTTGTGATATGTGGAGATGGATGGGCTCATATATTTTACAGTCCAAGGTCTGTAAATCCTAGTACAACTAGCACAGCATTTTCCCAACAGCCAACCAAAGAATCATCGGATCAAGACAATAGCAAAG ATCAAACAGACGGAGGtagcgaagcgaacgagttaacCGGCAAAATGGAATGCGTGCATGTACAAAGAATTCCGACGAACACAAAGGTGGTCTTGATAGAAGATGTTGATAAAGATGGCGCCAACGAGATGATATTGGGTTTAACTGATCGCGTAGTTCGGTCTTATAGGTGGTCAAGCAATTTAGAACTAGGTAGAGGAAAATTGGTTGGATTGAATAAATGGGAGTGTGCCAGTCAGATAGGAACAGTCACGTTGCAG CATACAGCGGATGGAACACCGACTTTACTAGTCGCTCAGCCTGGTGGAACTTTTATGCGAATCAAGTGTAATCCAAAAGAGTGTTACTTGGAAGACGAAGCTCATCAAACTGATCATGAGACGGCAGCAAGTTGCGTAGATTATCAAACGTTGGGCATATCGCGAATGCGCAATCAAAATATTTCAACGGAGATCATAGGGGATTTGGAGTGCACATCGGCGGAGAACAAAACGACATTCAATGAATCTTCGTCCAAAGAAAATGTATCCAGTGATGTTCGTTCTGGCGACAGTTTGATGTTCAAGTCGACAGTGGACAATAACGAAACGAACAATAGCGCCGAGAAAACTGATTCTACAAACGTGGATCAAGTCGATGGCAATATGTTCGGAGGGAACGTAATTCTTGGCGATTACGACGAGCAGCCAGATAAAGATTCAATGTTGCCAACGTATAAAGACTTCTctcaaaacaacaacaacaataacaacaacagtcACAACTGCAATAGCAGTAGCAGTAGCAACAGCGTTGCTTCAAGAGGAAAGGACGAAACTGGAGCTAGAAGAAACGTTGAACAAGATTCGCCGCAAGGAAAACCTTACGCACTCGCCACTTTGGACGGAACAATAATGTTGGTAAAGGATGAAGTCATTTCGTG GTCTATGCAAGTGGACCATCTGATATTCGCCCTGTGTCGTTTAGACGTGACCGGTGATGGTTCGGACGAAATCGTGGCCTGCGCTTGGGATGGTCAGACTTATATTCTAGATCAGCAACGCAATAGCGTGCGTTTTCAATTCGAGGAGCCGGTCAGAGCGTTTTGCACCGGCAATTACAATGTTTCGCCCGGGGTTTCGACGCCCTGCCTCGTCTACAATACTTTCAACAACAAG ATTTTTCTTTACTACGACGTCACGCTGCCGAGCATGGTGATCAAGCCTTTGAATCCGCTGGAGGAATTGGATCCCGAAGAGAAGAATACTTTCGACGATCTCCTAGGACGTTGCAACGCTACGGAAAGATCGCAGAAGATGCAGCAGATGACCGAATGGTTGCTATATGGGACGTCCTGA
- the LOC117221796 gene encoding sodium-coupled monocarboxylate transporter 1 isoform X2 has translation MPWSFFIRDEFIPLCFDEKEGIETRKTKGTHARNTGFKARSFTRLNRVANVVRGEACFHFRMAENETRSGMVGQQLRQLTFGWTDYTLFSGLLGVSVLIGIYFGCFGKKQDNTTEYLLGGKTMTCFPVSMSLIASHISAVSLLAIPVEVYQYGTQYAACIFTSVISCGLVAIIYVPVFYNLQLTSTFEYLEMRFTRPVRTFASFLYSLSLIIYVPLIIYVPSLAFSQATAIDLHLVTPVICIVCIFYTTIGGLKAVVWADTIQMTVTLGSLFAVLILGIISVGGVAEIWRLSEEGHRIVFWNMNPSLFARNSLLGMSVGMTLTWIAGLGISQVSMQRFLSVPNLREAHKALGFLAICMTVVKWISVFTGLIMYARYHKCDPISTHVITRSDQLLPYYVLDVAADIPGLPGLFLAGLVSAGLSTMSANLNTVAGTIYEDFIDPWLPDSDKKEARAAMIMKCIVVVVGLICVAAVFAVDRLADIFQVSLTLHGVTAGAMVGIFTLGMLVPWATSKGAIAGGLLSILIMVWIIVGAQVNVAQKRLYYPPLPTSTDQCIGDWFNQTTSHSIHTPPTTDPDDQPFILFTISFMYYTLIGFMIVMVVGTAVSFLCGPSDLREVNRNHFPPIVQRFLPPRKYMEVPLHAIPTALITNPEKEKVNA, from the exons ATGCCGTGGTCGTTTTTCATACGCGACGAGTTTATACCTTTATGTTTCGATGAAAAGGAAGGAATCGAAACGAGGAAAACGAAGGGAACACACGCGAGAAATACGGGTTTTAAAGCGCGGTCGTTCACCAGGCTCAATCGAGTCGCGAACGTCGTCCGAGGAGAAGCGTGTTTCCATTTTCG AATGGCGGAGAATGAGACGAGGTCGGGGATGGTCGGCCAGCAGCTCAGGCAGCTCACGTTCGGATGGACCGATTACACACTTTTCAGCGGCCTGCTGGGCGTCAGCGTTCTGATAGGGATCTATTTCGGTTGTTTCGGCAAGAAGCAAGATAACACCACCGAATATTTGCTCGGAGGGAAGACGATGACTTGTTTCCCGGTTAGCATGAGTCTAATTGCAAG TCACATATCGGCGGTGTCTTTGCTCGCCATACCCGTCGAGGTCTATCAATACGGGACGCAATACGCCGCCTGTATTTTTACATCGGTAATATCGTGCGGCCTCGTTGCCATTATCTACGTGCCGGTGTTTTACAATCTCCAGTTGACCAGCACGTTCGAATATTTGGAGATGAGATTCACCAGGCCGGTCCGCACCTTCGCCTCGTTTCTCTACTCCCTCTCGCTGATTATTTACGTACCCTTGATCATCTACGTACCCTCGTTGGCGTTCTCTCAGGCGACAGCGATCGATCTGCACTTGGTCACACCGGTTATCTGCATCGTGTGCATATTCTACACGACGATC GGTGGTCTGAAAGCTGTTGTATGGGCTGACACCATTCAAATGACCGTAACCCTAGGCAGCCTCTTCGCCGTGCTAATTTTAGGGATCATATCCGTCGGAGGTGTGGCCGAAATCTGGAGACTGTCGGAAGAGGGGCACAGAATCGTCTTTTGGAA CATGAACCCGAGCCTGTTCGCGAGGAACTCGTTGTTGGGCATGTCGGTGGGCATGACTCTTACTTGGATAGCGGGTCTCGGTATCAGTCAAGTGTCCATGCAGCGGTTCCTGTCGGTGCCAAACCTTAGGGAGGCTCACAA GGCACTCGGATTTCTAGCAATATGCATGACAGTGGTCAAATGGATCTCCGTGTTCACGGGCCTGATAATGTACGCCAGGTACCACAAGTGCGACCCCATAAGCACCCAC GTAATCACGAGAAGCGACCAATTACTGCCGTATTATGTGTTGGACGTAGCCGCGGATATTCCAGGACTTCCCGGCCTCTTTCTTGCCGGCCTCGTCAGTGCCGGCCTTTCCACGATGAGCGCCAATTTGAACACAGTAGCCGGTACAATTTACGAGGATTTCATCGATCCCTGGCTGCCGGATAGCGACAAGAAGGAGGCCAGAGCCGCGATGATCATGAAG TGCATCGTGGTCGTCGTAGGTTTGATCTGCGTGGCGGCTGTGTTCGCCGTGGACCGTTTAGCCGACATTTTCCAAGTCTCTTTGACCCTGCACGGTGTCACGGCCGGCGCGATGGTCGGCATCTTCACGCTGGGAATGCTGGTGCCGTGGGCAACGTCGAAGGGCGCGATCGCCGGCGGATTGCTCTCCATTCTGATCATGGTTTGGATCATCGTCGGTGCCCAGGTGAACGTGGCCCAGAAACGACTGTACTATCCACCGCTTCCGACCTCCACCGACCAATGTATCGGCGATTGGTTCAATCAAACTACTAGTCATTCGATTCACACCCCGCCGACTACCGATCCGGACGACCAGCCTTTCATTCTGTTCACCATATCGTTCATGTACTACACTCTGATCGGTTTCATGATAGTGATGGTCGTGGGCACCGCGGTCAGCTTCCTGTGCGGTCCTTCCGACTTGAGGGAGGTCAACAGGAATCATTTCCCTCCGATCGTCCAAAG ATTTTTGCCGCCGAGGAAGTACATGGAGGTGCCGTTGCACGCGATACCGACCGCTCTGATCACGAATCCGGAGAAAGAGAAGGTGAACGCGTGA